Proteins found in one Melospiza georgiana isolate bMelGeo1 chromosome 1, bMelGeo1.pri, whole genome shotgun sequence genomic segment:
- the GASK1A gene encoding Golgi-associated kinase 1A: MWLLSSGQVVSKSRVPAHGQIMRVRLRAAGDDAKGDAEGDVSPASPEGDCQDGRCGLIKRPGDLYEVLAFHLDRVLGLNRSLPAVARRFSSRLLPYSYTDGALRPIIWWAPDLQHLQDANNDQNSCALGWLQYQEMLQPHRPMPVDRDTPCSSIPCSEWSRLALFDFLLQVHDRLDRYCCGFQPDPSEPCVEEMLHEKCRNPAELVLVHILVRRSAPSRLVFIDNAGRPQHPEEKLNFRLLQGIGSFPAAAVARLRSGRLQSLLLQSLRLDRELWESQGGAEGLRPLLHTIDRRAQILLRHIQEHNLTVFEDSPR, from the exons ATGTGGCTGCTGTCCAGCGGGCAGGTGGTCTCCAAATCCCGCGTTCCTGCCCACGGGCAAATCATGCGAGTGAGGCTGCGTGCCGCGGGGGATGATGCCAAGGGAGATGCCGAGGGGGATGTCTCGCCAGCCAGCCCGGAAGGAGACTGCCAGGATGGGCGCTGTGGGCTCATCAAGCGCCCCGGGGACCTGTACGAGGTGCTGGCCTTCCACCTGGACAGGGTGCTGGGGCTGAACCGCAGCCTGCCCGCCGTGGCCCGACGCTTCAGCAGCCGCCTCCTGCCCTACAGCTACACCGACGGCGCCCTGCGGCCCATCATCTGGTGGGCTCCtgacctgcagcacctgcaggatgCCAACAATGACCAGAactcctgtgccctgggatggcTGCAGTaccaggagatgctgcagccccacagaccgATGCCGGTGGACAGGGacactccctgctccagcatcccaTGCAGCGAGTGGAGCCGCCTGGCCCTCTTTGACTTTCTTCTCCAG GTCCATGACCGCCTGGACCGCTACTGCTGTGGCTTTCAGCCTGATCCCTCTGAGCCCTGCGTGGAGGAGATGCTCCATGAGAAGTGCCGGAATCCAGCAGAGCTGGTCCTGGTCCACATCCTG GTCCGGAGGAGCGCGCCATCCCGCCTGGTGTTCATCGACAACGCGGGCAGGCCGCAGCACCCTGAGGAGAAGCTCAACTTCAGGCTCCTGCAAGGCATAGGCAG cttcccagcGGCGGCGGTGGCCAGGCTGCGGTCGGGCAGGttgcagagcctgctgctgcagtcCCTGCGCCTGGACCGGGAGCTCTGGGAGAGCCAGGGGGGCGCCGAGGGGCTCAGACCCCTGCTCCACACCATCGACAGGCGGGCACAGATCCTGCTGCGCCACATCCAGGAGCACAACCTGACGGTGTTCGAGGACTCGCCGCGCTGA